The following DNA comes from Halorubrum sp. BV1.
GCACGGTAGACGAGTACGACGTGGTGCTCGTCGACTGTTATGCGGACTGGTGCGGGCCGTGTCAGATGATGGAGCCGACGATCGAGGCGCTCGCGCGCGAGAGCGACGCCGCGGTGGCGAAAGTCGACGTGGACGCGAACCCGGAGATCGCCCAACAGGTGGGGGCACGCAGCATTCCGACGCTCCTCGTCTTTGCGAACGGCGAACCGGTCGAGCGCCTCGTCGGCGCACAGGACCGAGCGTCGCTGGAGTCGGCGATCGACGCGGCCGCCTGAGTCGCTCGCGGCACTCTTCGCCACGCTCGTGTTCGACCGTGGCGAGGACGGCCGGTCACGGAACCCCTAAGAACGGAGCGACCTCACGTTCGCTATGCACATCGCGATACTCGGTGGCACCGGTGACATCGGGCAGGGGATCGCGCTCCGGCTCGCGGCCGACACGGCTCACGAGGTCACAGTCGGCTCGCGCGAAGCGGAGCGAGCAGAGACGAAAGCCGAGGAGTACACAACCGAACTCGACAGCCGCGGGATCGACGCCGCGGTCGCGGGGGCCGAGAACGCGGTCGCCGCAGCCGATGCGCGCATTATCGTCCTCGCGGTGCCGCCGTATCACGTCGGCGACACCGTCGAGGCGATCGCGGACGCCCTCGATCCCGGGGACGTACTCGTCTCCCCGGCGACCGGCATGAAACGCGACGACGAGGGGTTCCACTACCACAAGCCGGGTGCCGGCTCGGTGACGAAGATCGTCGCCAACGCCGCGCCCGACGGCGTCGCCGTCGTCGGCGCGTTCCACAACCTCGCGGCCGGGCGGCTCGCGAACCTCGACGCCGACCTCGGGATCGACACGCTCGTGATCGGCGACGACGACGACGCGAAGGCGACGGTGGTCGACGTCGCCGAGGGAATCGAGGGACTGCGCGCGCTCGATGCCGGCGGAATCGCCAACGCCCCCGAGATCGAGGGGCTCACGCCGCTCCTGATCAACGTCGCGTCCAACAACGACGGGCTCCACGACCTCGGCGTTCGCTTCGAGTGAGCAGATAGCGGCCGAGACGGCCGTCGATCCGACCCGTCTAGACGACCGACGGGGGACGTCTGGACGACCGGCGATCCGACCCCGCCTGCGTCTTCTTACGCGACGATCTCGTCTATCAGCTCCCGCGCGCTCCGACGGACGGCGGCGTCGCTCTCGACGGACGGCTCCCAGCCGAGTGCGGCCAGCTTCTCGATCGAGAGGCGCATCTTCGGCACGTCGCCGGTCCAGCCGCGGTCGCCGCCGGTGTAGCTGTACTCGGGGTCGACGCCGAGTTCGTCGCTGACGATGTCGGCGATGTCCGTGACGGAGGTCGTCGTCCGCGTCCCGAGATTGTAGATGTTGAGGTCGTCGGTGGCGTGCTCGACGACGAACTCCATGGCGTCGACGCAATCGGTGACGTGCATGTACGACTTCTCTTGTCGGCCGTCCCCGAGGATCTCCAATTCCGTCGGATCGGCGTCGAGCTTCTCGATGAAGTCCGGGACCACGTTGCCGCGCTGGCGCGGGCCGACGATGTTCGCGAAGCGGAACACCCACGACTGGATCCCGTACGAGTGCGCGTGCGTGGAGATGAGCGCCTCGTCGGCGAGCTTCGAGGAGCCGTAAATCGAGATCGGTTCGAGCGGACCGTAGTCTTCGGGCGTCGGTCGCGGGGCCTCGCCGTAGACGGTCGACGAGGAAGTGAACGCCAGCCGATCGACGCCGACTTCGCGCATCCGCTCTACGACGTTGTAGGTCATCTCGGCGTTCTCTTCGAAGAGGACGCGGTCGTCGTCGTAGTTCGTGTCGGTGTACGCGGCGAAGTGGAAGACGACGTCGAGGTCCGCGGTGACCGCTTCGGCGACGTCGTCGGCGTCGGTCATGTCCGCCTCGACGAAGTCGGCTCCGTCGGGAACCCGGTCTCTGGTCCCCTTCGAGAGGTCGTCGGCGACGCGGACGGTCGCGCCGCGGTCGAGCAGGCTTGCGGCGAGGTGGCTCCCGACGAGCCCCGCACCGCCCGTGACGAGAACGTGCGAGTCGGTCAGATCCATACGCCTCCGTGCGGCGGTGTCGGATAAGTACGTATGGAATCGGACCGGGGTGCGGTCCTGAGAGGTCGTCGATACGCTACTGCTGGCGCAGCGACCGGCTTCACTACGCCAGACCCGTGGGTCTCGTCGTCTCCGAACCGACGACGACTGTCAACTCCGCACAGCACCTCACGCCTCCCCACCCTCGCCGCGACGGCGTTCAAAACGCCGTCGCGGGCTCCCTCGCGGCCGGGTTCGTCCCCTCCGGGCGCTCACCGGCGCGCCACAGCGAATGACCACTCTTGTAGTCCCCTCAGAGTCCCTCTTTGCCGCCCTCCTGCGTGAGGATGACGACCATCGAGAGGCCGGAGATGACGAGCAGGATGAGCGTGGGGACGACGGCGTACTGGTACAGCGCGGTCTCCTGTGCGCGCCAGATCTGCGTCACGATCGTCTCGAACTCGGAGGGGCGAAGCACGAGGGTGACGGGCAGTTCCTTCATCGTCGTGAGGAACACGAGCGCGGCACCGGCGACTATCCCCGAGCGCGTGAGCGGGAGCGTCACGCGCTTGAACGCCCCACCGGGGGACTCACCGAGAGTGCGTCCGGCCTCGACGAGCTGCTGGTCGACCTGCAGGATCGCGGTCCGGCTCGACCCGACCGCCTGCGGCAGGAAGCGGACGACGTACGCGAACACTAGGAGCGGGAGCGT
Coding sequences within:
- the trxA gene encoding thioredoxin → MSDSADAASGESELSERERIRERKLRELRERESEDDADEGTGAETPNHPIDIDGPAALQRTVDEYDVVLVDCYADWCGPCQMMEPTIEALARESDAAVAKVDVDANPEIAQQVGARSIPTLLVFANGEPVERLVGAQDRASLESAIDAAA
- the npdG gene encoding NADPH-dependent F420 reductase; amino-acid sequence: MHIAILGGTGDIGQGIALRLAADTAHEVTVGSREAERAETKAEEYTTELDSRGIDAAVAGAENAVAAADARIIVLAVPPYHVGDTVEAIADALDPGDVLVSPATGMKRDDEGFHYHKPGAGSVTKIVANAAPDGVAVVGAFHNLAAGRLANLDADLGIDTLVIGDDDDAKATVVDVAEGIEGLRALDAGGIANAPEIEGLTPLLINVASNNDGLHDLGVRFE
- a CDS encoding NAD-dependent epimerase/dehydratase family protein; the protein is MDLTDSHVLVTGGAGLVGSHLAASLLDRGATVRVADDLSKGTRDRVPDGADFVEADMTDADDVAEAVTADLDVVFHFAAYTDTNYDDDRVLFEENAEMTYNVVERMREVGVDRLAFTSSSTVYGEAPRPTPEDYGPLEPISIYGSSKLADEALISTHAHSYGIQSWVFRFANIVGPRQRGNVVPDFIEKLDADPTELEILGDGRQEKSYMHVTDCVDAMEFVVEHATDDLNIYNLGTRTTTSVTDIADIVSDELGVDPEYSYTGGDRGWTGDVPKMRLSIEKLAALGWEPSVESDAAVRRSARELIDEIVA